The Carnobacterium mobile DSM 4848 genome includes a window with the following:
- a CDS encoding phosphoenolpyruvate carboxykinase (ATP), producing the protein MSTKETFQKSEIRKDNPIFSPLRAVIETSMYGNNVNKVTSVAEAYELALKAPVTIVTDLPVKYPEKLDLPKDTKVLVENGGSVVGRTAAARRIVGNNQEEDAKLAAIVRDAIYQGSLKKRYKTAAYVGLDSEFMVKAHLSVPEGQENNLYSWLLNFQVTNDFYDKMYAASRKINAGDIFIYSDPTWHHPDYPMGLAYFDTDHNAAIILGMNYFGELKKATLTLAWATAHRMGYASCHGGQKKFTLADGSNYVSAFFGLSGSGKSTLTHAKHNQKYQIEVLHDDAFIISLSDGSSIALEPAYFDKTQDYPSNHEEVDYFVTVQNVAVTLDEAGNKVLLTEDLRNGNGRTVKSRYSTPNRVDRFDEPIDAIYWIMKDESLPPVIKVEDPVLAASFGATLATKRSSAERLKEGVDMNKLVIVPYANPFRVYPLAEDYQQFKQLFKEQKIECYILNTGFFLDKKITPEVTLNSIESIVDGTAEFESFCGIEQMSYLKVAGYEPDFTDEAYKQLVFDRIQMRIEHIQEKNEAGGMDVLPNEALEAMKKVVDR; encoded by the coding sequence ATGTCGACAAAAGAAACTTTTCAAAAATCAGAAATAAGAAAAGACAACCCGATTTTTTCGCCATTGCGAGCAGTGATTGAGACTTCTATGTACGGAAATAATGTGAATAAAGTAACGAGCGTAGCTGAGGCTTATGAATTAGCTCTAAAAGCTCCAGTTACTATCGTGACAGATTTACCTGTGAAATACCCAGAAAAATTAGACTTACCCAAGGATACAAAGGTTTTAGTCGAAAATGGTGGCTCAGTAGTTGGAAGAACGGCGGCGGCTCGAAGAATCGTAGGAAACAACCAAGAGGAAGATGCTAAGTTAGCGGCAATCGTTCGAGATGCTATTTACCAAGGGTCTTTAAAAAAACGTTATAAAACAGCTGCTTATGTAGGTTTGGATTCAGAATTCATGGTCAAGGCCCATCTTTCAGTACCGGAAGGACAAGAAAATAATCTGTATTCCTGGCTGTTGAATTTCCAAGTAACCAATGATTTCTACGATAAGATGTATGCAGCATCTCGTAAAATCAATGCTGGAGATATTTTTATTTATTCAGATCCGACTTGGCATCATCCTGATTATCCTATGGGATTAGCTTATTTTGATACAGACCATAATGCAGCTATTATTTTAGGAATGAATTATTTTGGCGAATTGAAAAAAGCTACTTTGACGCTAGCTTGGGCTACAGCTCATCGAATGGGGTATGCTTCTTGTCATGGAGGCCAAAAGAAATTCACATTAGCGGATGGATCAAATTACGTTTCGGCTTTCTTTGGATTGTCTGGTTCAGGCAAATCAACACTGACACATGCGAAACACAATCAAAAATACCAAATTGAAGTGTTGCATGACGATGCCTTTATTATTTCTTTATCTGATGGATCTTCAATTGCTTTAGAACCGGCTTACTTTGACAAAACACAAGATTACCCTTCGAACCATGAAGAAGTCGATTACTTTGTTACTGTTCAAAATGTAGCTGTCACTTTAGATGAAGCTGGAAATAAAGTTCTGTTAACTGAAGACTTGCGTAATGGTAATGGACGTACAGTTAAATCGCGCTATTCTACTCCTAATCGTGTCGACCGGTTTGATGAACCGATTGATGCTATTTACTGGATTATGAAAGATGAAAGTCTTCCGCCTGTCATTAAAGTAGAAGATCCCGTATTAGCAGCGAGCTTTGGAGCAACATTGGCTACTAAACGTTCCTCAGCAGAGCGGCTAAAAGAAGGAGTAGACATGAATAAGCTAGTAATTGTTCCTTATGCAAATCCTTTCCGGGTTTATCCGCTGGCAGAAGACTATCAACAATTTAAACAGCTGTTTAAAGAGCAAAAAATAGAGTGCTATATTCTGAACACCGGATTTTTCTTAGATAAAAAAATTACTCCCGAAGTGACACTGAACAGCATTGAATCAATTGTTGATGGGACTGCAGAATTTGAATCATTTTGCGGAATTGAGCAGATGAGCTATCTAAAAGTGGCCGGGTATGAGCCGGACTTTACGGACGAAGCCTATAAACAACTTGTTTTTGACCGGATTCAAATGCGTATAGAACATATACAAGAAAAAAATGAAGCAGGCGGAATGGATGTTTTACCGAATGAAGCGTTAGAAGCAATGAAAAAAGTTGTGGATCGTTAG
- a CDS encoding oxaloacetate decarboxylase subunit alpha: MSEKYLEITETVLRDAHQSLMATRMTTEEMLPIIEKMDRTGYYSLECWGGATFDAAIRFLNEDPWERLREIKKRAPQTKLQMLLRGQNLLGYRHYADDIVDKFIEKAHENGINVFRIFDALNDTRNLEASLKAVKKYGGHAELTICYTISDVHTIDYYAKLAEQLQQMGADSICIKDMAGILTPYTADKLVKRLKEGLTIPLSLHTHATSGISQMTYLKAVEAGVDRIDTAISPFSEGTSQPPTESMVLSLNEGEAKTRVDVALLEEIADYFKPIRDHYLASGVLNPKMMGVDPKALLYQVPGGMLSNLYGQLEQAKATDKYDQVLKEVPKVRADLGYPPLVTPMSQMVGTQAVFNVLSGERYQMVPNEIKEYLRGSYGQSPVPVKEAFRKQIIKDEEVIVDRPANHILPEFDRLKAELGELAKKDEDVLTYAMFPQVGKAFLEKKYSQINANSTVNKSEQQENKLIKIRAVM, translated from the coding sequence ATGTCAGAAAAATATCTGGAAATTACAGAAACCGTTTTACGGGACGCTCATCAAAGTTTAATGGCCACTCGTATGACAACGGAAGAAATGCTGCCCATTATCGAAAAAATGGATCGAACCGGTTATTATTCCTTAGAGTGTTGGGGCGGGGCTACCTTTGATGCAGCTATTCGTTTCTTAAATGAAGACCCTTGGGAACGTTTGCGCGAGATAAAAAAAAGAGCACCTCAGACAAAACTTCAAATGTTACTAAGAGGACAAAACTTATTAGGCTATCGTCATTATGCAGATGACATTGTCGATAAATTTATTGAAAAAGCTCACGAAAATGGTATTAATGTTTTCCGTATTTTTGATGCTTTGAATGATACGCGTAACTTAGAAGCTTCTTTGAAAGCTGTGAAGAAATATGGGGGACATGCGGAGCTGACGATTTGCTACACGATCAGTGATGTTCATACGATTGATTACTATGCTAAGTTAGCGGAGCAATTGCAGCAAATGGGAGCTGACTCCATTTGTATTAAAGATATGGCAGGGATCTTAACACCGTATACAGCTGACAAATTAGTTAAAAGGTTAAAGGAAGGGCTGACTATTCCACTAAGCCTCCATACTCATGCGACCAGCGGAATTTCTCAAATGACTTATTTAAAAGCAGTGGAAGCTGGAGTAGATAGAATTGATACAGCTATTTCGCCGTTTTCAGAAGGGACGAGTCAACCTCCGACTGAATCGATGGTGCTTTCTTTAAATGAAGGAGAAGCAAAAACAAGAGTAGACGTTGCATTATTGGAAGAGATTGCTGATTATTTTAAGCCGATACGAGATCATTATTTAGCTTCAGGTGTATTAAACCCTAAAATGATGGGGGTTGATCCCAAGGCGCTTTTGTATCAAGTACCAGGAGGAATGTTATCTAATTTATACGGTCAATTAGAGCAAGCGAAAGCCACAGATAAATACGACCAAGTTTTAAAAGAAGTACCAAAGGTCCGAGCAGATCTAGGCTATCCGCCTTTAGTTACACCAATGAGTCAAATGGTAGGCACACAAGCCGTTTTTAACGTGTTGTCAGGTGAAAGATACCAAATGGTGCCAAATGAAATTAAAGAATATCTGCGAGGCTCCTATGGGCAAAGTCCGGTACCTGTCAAAGAAGCTTTTCGAAAGCAGATCATTAAAGACGAAGAAGTGATCGTGGATCGGCCGGCTAATCATATTTTACCGGAGTTTGATCGCTTAAAAGCTGAATTGGGTGAGTTGGCAAAAAAAGATGAAGATGTTTTAACGTATGCTATGTTTCCTCAAGTCGGCAAAGCTTTTCTTGAAAAGAAATACTCCCAAATAAATGCCAACTCAACTGTAAATAAAAGCGAGCAGCAAGAAAACAAGTTGATCAAAATAAGAGCAGTGATGTAA
- a CDS encoding OadG family protein: MDFTLIDGVIVMVTSLVIVFLALVILQFVIEVMHRFIQRKEKAAPSATDHTEEPIVVKDEETELAAALMALILANEDQQNKSYQITEIKRIH; encoded by the coding sequence ATGGACTTTACTTTGATAGATGGAGTTATAGTTATGGTAACCAGTCTAGTCATTGTTTTTTTAGCGTTGGTTATTTTACAATTTGTCATTGAAGTAATGCACCGCTTCATTCAGCGTAAAGAAAAAGCAGCCCCTTCAGCAACTGATCATACAGAAGAACCAATTGTCGTAAAAGACGAAGAAACAGAATTAGCGGCTGCCTTAATGGCACTTATTTTAGCAAACGAAGATCAACAAAATAAAAGCTATCAAATAACGGAGATTAAAAGAATTCATTAG
- a CDS encoding biotin/lipoyl-containing protein, giving the protein MKQYEIQVNGKVYHVSVKELPEQTDLTPTTSQEISEKPAPSFSRSDTEAESSASMKVTAPMPGTILSLAIKKGQAVEAGEVLCILEAMKMENEIVAPQSGIVSSISVHENQIVEAGDTLVVF; this is encoded by the coding sequence ATGAAACAATACGAAATTCAAGTAAATGGAAAAGTCTATCACGTTTCTGTTAAAGAACTTCCAGAACAAACGGATCTAACTCCAACCACATCTCAAGAAATTTCTGAAAAACCTGCACCTTCTTTTTCACGTTCCGATACGGAAGCTGAATCATCTGCCAGTATGAAAGTAACTGCTCCCATGCCGGGAACAATTTTATCGTTAGCTATAAAAAAAGGACAAGCTGTAGAAGCAGGTGAAGTTTTGTGTATCTTGGAAGCTATGAAAATGGAAAATGAAATAGTAGCACCTCAAAGTGGAATCGTGTCAAGTATCTCTGTCCATGAAAATCAAATTGTGGAAGCAGGAGACACTTTGGTTGTGTTCTAA
- a CDS encoding sodium ion-translocating decarboxylase subunit beta codes for MLDALNEMIRTSGFANLTYKELIMLVLACFFLYLAIKKGYEPYLLIPIAFGMFLVNLPLAGLMSPPLNGENGGLLYYIYQGIDLGIFPPLIFLCLGAATDFGPLIANPKTLLLGGAAQIGIFIAFFGALIFGMTPQEAASIGIIGGADGPTAIFLTTQLAPHLLSTVAIVAYSYMALIPIIQPPIIRLLTTKKEREIKMEQLREVSKTEKIIFPIITTLIVGLVVPSATPLIGMLMLGNLVKESGQVPKITETLQNAFMYIVTILLGLSVGAKASGGAFLTIETLQIIVLGLIAFSAGTAGGILMGKVMNKWSGGKINPMIGAAGVSAVPMAARVVQKEGVKANPANFLLMHAMGPNVAGVIGSAIAAGVLLSFLN; via the coding sequence ATGTTGGATGCTCTGAACGAAATGATTCGAACTTCAGGATTTGCAAACTTGACGTACAAAGAGTTGATTATGTTGGTCTTAGCTTGTTTTTTCCTTTATTTAGCGATAAAAAAAGGGTATGAACCTTATTTGCTGATCCCGATTGCTTTTGGTATGTTCTTAGTCAACCTGCCTTTAGCAGGATTGATGTCCCCTCCGTTAAACGGAGAAAATGGCGGTTTATTGTATTACATTTACCAAGGAATCGATTTGGGGATCTTTCCACCTTTGATTTTTCTTTGTCTAGGTGCTGCTACTGATTTTGGACCGTTGATTGCTAATCCTAAAACGTTATTATTAGGCGGAGCAGCACAAATTGGCATCTTTATTGCTTTTTTCGGTGCATTGATTTTTGGTATGACACCTCAAGAAGCAGCATCGATTGGAATAATTGGAGGAGCAGATGGACCTACCGCTATTTTTTTAACGACTCAACTGGCTCCGCATTTATTATCTACGGTTGCCATTGTCGCGTATTCTTATATGGCCTTGATTCCGATTATTCAACCGCCAATTATTCGGTTGTTAACGACTAAGAAAGAACGCGAAATAAAAATGGAACAGTTACGGGAAGTTTCTAAAACAGAAAAAATTATTTTTCCCATCATAACGACATTAATTGTCGGCTTAGTAGTCCCTTCAGCTACGCCTTTAATAGGCATGCTGATGCTTGGAAATTTAGTGAAAGAAAGCGGACAAGTCCCCAAAATCACTGAAACACTGCAAAATGCCTTTATGTATATTGTAACGATTTTATTAGGCTTATCTGTGGGGGCAAAAGCAAGTGGAGGGGCTTTCTTAACGATTGAGACATTGCAAATTATTGTTTTAGGTTTGATTGCCTTCTCAGCTGGGACCGCAGGCGGGATTTTAATGGGGAAAGTTATGAACAAATGGTCAGGCGGAAAAATCAATCCAATGATTGGTGCTGCAGGAGTATCTGCTGTCCCAATGGCTGCACGTGTCGTTCAAAAAGAAGGAGTTAAAGCTAACCCAGCTAATTTCTTATTGATGCATGCTATGGGACCCAATGTCGCAGGAGTGATTGGTTCTGCAATAGCGGCTGGAGTATTATTATCTTTTTTGAATTAG
- a CDS encoding aminotransferase class I/II-fold pyridoxal phosphate-dependent enzyme codes for MELTRETATERIALLEKEYQQYLEKPMNLTITRGVPSKEQLALSESMLGLLNQPEDFISNGTIDIRNYGELTGIYEAKKLFSELLGAEIEETLIGGNSSLSLMYLVLATKFFMGEHPWKAEKKVKFLCPSPGYDRHFSMTEHLGIEMIPIEMDENGPDMDEVERLSANDSAVKGIWCVPTYSNPTGITYSDEVVDRLAKMTTKAPDFAILWDNAYLVHHLTDVHKTAKNILTVCKRAGNANRVWMFCSTSKITFPGAGVSALAASKENIALIANELSYQTIGYDKLNQMRHVKFLQDPDQVAVHMAKHAAILKPKFDLIKEKLHERFDGKALVEWTEPAGGYFVHLTTLEGCATKIVEALDKIGVKVTTAGATYPYGKNPKDNSIRLAPTSVALPDLSQAMDAIGLCIELISLKKNIYKLN; via the coding sequence ATGGAGCTAACAAGAGAGACAGCAACTGAACGCATTGCTTTATTAGAAAAAGAATACCAGCAGTACCTTGAAAAACCTATGAATTTAACGATTACAAGAGGAGTACCTAGTAAAGAGCAATTGGCTTTATCTGAATCAATGCTCGGTTTATTAAACCAACCAGAAGATTTTATCAGTAATGGAACCATTGATATTCGTAATTATGGAGAATTAACTGGGATTTATGAAGCAAAAAAATTGTTTTCTGAACTATTGGGAGCAGAAATAGAAGAAACGCTGATCGGCGGAAATTCTAGTTTAAGCTTGATGTATTTGGTGCTGGCAACTAAATTTTTTATGGGGGAGCACCCTTGGAAAGCAGAAAAAAAAGTAAAATTTCTTTGTCCTAGTCCTGGATATGATCGTCATTTTTCAATGACTGAACATTTAGGTATTGAAATGATTCCGATAGAAATGGATGAAAACGGACCTGATATGGATGAAGTAGAACGTTTATCAGCAAATGATTCAGCTGTGAAAGGAATCTGGTGTGTTCCAACCTATAGCAATCCGACAGGTATAACGTATTCTGATGAAGTGGTTGATCGACTAGCGAAAATGACCACCAAAGCACCGGATTTTGCCATCCTATGGGACAATGCTTATCTGGTGCATCATTTAACAGACGTGCATAAAACAGCAAAGAATATACTGACTGTTTGTAAAAGAGCTGGAAATGCAAACCGAGTTTGGATGTTTTGTTCGACTTCTAAAATAACGTTCCCAGGAGCGGGTGTTTCAGCATTAGCTGCTTCAAAAGAAAATATTGCTTTGATTGCTAATGAGCTATCCTATCAAACAATTGGATACGATAAATTAAATCAAATGCGGCATGTAAAATTTTTACAAGATCCTGACCAAGTAGCCGTTCATATGGCCAAACATGCTGCAATATTAAAACCAAAATTTGATTTGATCAAGGAAAAACTGCATGAACGATTTGATGGCAAAGCATTAGTTGAATGGACAGAACCTGCTGGCGGTTATTTTGTGCACCTGACGACACTAGAAGGATGTGCCACAAAGATAGTGGAAGCTTTGGATAAAATCGGGGTAAAAGTAACGACAGCCGGAGCAACTTATCCCTATGGAAAAAACCCGAAAGACAACAGTATCCGCTTAGCTCCGACATCTGTCGCATTACCTGACTTGAGTCAGGCGATGGATGCAATTGGTCTGTGTATTGAATTAATCAGCTTAAAAAAAAACATTTATAAACTTAATTGA
- a CDS encoding DUF969 domain-containing protein: MEIIKLIGILIIIVGFLLKFDTIAVVLIAALVTALVSGISFTDFLALLGDAFVSNRLVTLFLLTLPMIGLIERFGLRQQSVKLIEKMKGLTPGRFLSIYMVIRELAGVFSIRIQGHTQFIRPLVEPMTQAAAEAKYGELDEEDIERLKARSAATENYGNFFAQNTFIAAAGVLLIAGTLKSLGYDVSEVAIVQASIPIALIALIMVAGSNILFDRKLQRKYGKKTNLPAQKEEK; the protein is encoded by the coding sequence ATGGAAATTATTAAACTAATTGGAATTTTGATCATTATAGTAGGTTTTCTTTTAAAATTTGATACCATTGCGGTTGTTTTAATTGCCGCTTTGGTTACTGCTTTGGTCTCAGGAATTTCATTTACAGATTTTTTAGCTTTATTAGGAGATGCTTTTGTCTCTAACCGACTGGTAACCTTATTTTTACTGACTTTACCGATGATTGGATTAATAGAAAGATTTGGATTGCGGCAACAATCCGTTAAACTGATTGAGAAAATGAAAGGATTGACTCCTGGTCGCTTTCTGTCTATCTATATGGTCATTCGTGAATTAGCTGGAGTCTTTTCTATTCGAATCCAAGGACATACACAATTTATTCGGCCACTGGTTGAACCGATGACTCAAGCAGCAGCTGAGGCAAAATATGGTGAACTCGACGAGGAAGACATTGAACGGCTGAAAGCACGTTCTGCTGCAACAGAAAATTACGGTAACTTTTTTGCTCAAAACACTTTTATTGCAGCAGCTGGTGTTTTATTGATTGCAGGTACACTAAAATCTTTGGGATATGATGTGTCAGAAGTTGCGATTGTTCAAGCTTCTATTCCAATTGCTTTAATTGCGCTGATTATGGTTGCAGGATCAAATATTTTATTCGATCGTAAATTGCAACGGAAGTATGGAAAGAAAACCAATCTGCCGGCACAAAAGGAGGAAAAGTAA
- a CDS encoding DUF979 domain-containing protein, whose translation METLITNLLEFFFIVVGLLLMYTASKVFSDSNHPTRLGTALFWLLLGIVFAFGNFIPAMINGALILVMGVLTLFKQVRLGEVKTVNEDEALKASERLENTIFIPVIALAVVAVLVAQFTPLGGQVGIGIGSVASLVIAVFLTRSNPKMVLDEGDRMIQQVGTTGILPQLLAALGVIFTAAGVGDVIASGISTFIPEGNRLLGVIAYVLGMVIFTMIMGNGFAAFTVITAGIGLPFVMAQGGDPVIAGALALTAGFCGTLITPMAANFNALPAALLEMKNPNGVIKEQAPFAIVMIVVHIVLMYFWAF comes from the coding sequence ATGGAAACTCTTATAACAAATTTATTAGAATTTTTCTTTATTGTGGTTGGTTTATTGTTGATGTACACCGCTAGTAAAGTTTTTAGCGATAGCAACCACCCAACACGTTTAGGTACAGCATTATTTTGGCTATTATTAGGTATCGTATTTGCGTTTGGCAACTTTATACCGGCAATGATTAATGGAGCATTGATTCTAGTGATGGGCGTATTAACCTTATTCAAACAAGTTCGTTTAGGAGAAGTCAAAACAGTGAACGAAGATGAAGCTTTAAAAGCTAGTGAACGCTTGGAAAATACAATTTTTATTCCGGTTATTGCTTTAGCAGTTGTGGCAGTTTTGGTTGCACAATTCACACCGCTTGGAGGACAAGTCGGAATTGGGATTGGGTCTGTTGCTTCTTTAGTCATTGCGGTTTTTCTAACCAGATCAAACCCAAAAATGGTTTTAGATGAAGGCGATCGGATGATCCAACAAGTCGGTACGACAGGCATCTTGCCACAATTATTAGCAGCGCTGGGCGTTATTTTTACGGCAGCTGGTGTGGGAGATGTTATAGCAAGTGGAATCTCTACTTTTATACCGGAAGGCAATCGTTTATTAGGCGTTATCGCCTATGTGTTAGGCATGGTTATTTTTACAATGATCATGGGAAATGGCTTTGCGGCGTTTACAGTGATCACAGCGGGTATTGGGCTGCCTTTTGTTATGGCTCAAGGAGGAGACCCCGTTATCGCAGGAGCTTTGGCTTTAACTGCTGGTTTTTGTGGAACGTTGATTACACCGATGGCTGCTAACTTTAATGCGTTACCAGCTGCTTTATTAGAAATGAAGAATCCGAATGGTGTGATCAAAGAACAAGCACCCTTTGCTATCGTAATGATTGTGGTTCATATTGTATTAATGTACTTCTGGGCATTTTAA
- the pcp gene encoding pyroglutamyl-peptidase I — translation MKVLVTGFDPFGGEKINPALEAVKGLEDTIKGAEIKKLEIPTVFGKAAEVVKSAIEEFHPDVVLNVGQAGGRFALTPERVAINVDDARIPDNEGNQPIDAAIQEQGDAAYFTQLPVKAMVTAIKSAGLPGAVSNTAGTFVCNHIMYQVQYLIATKYPEIKGGFIHVPFIPEQVVDKAGQPFMNLSDMTKGLTAAIEAIVAFDGKEDLKEVGGAIH, via the coding sequence ATGAAAGTATTAGTAACAGGTTTTGACCCATTTGGCGGAGAAAAAATCAATCCAGCTCTCGAAGCGGTTAAAGGTTTAGAGGATACCATCAAAGGTGCAGAAATTAAAAAATTAGAAATTCCAACAGTATTTGGTAAAGCAGCTGAAGTTGTGAAATCAGCCATTGAAGAGTTTCACCCAGATGTAGTTTTAAATGTGGGACAAGCAGGAGGACGTTTTGCACTTACTCCTGAACGTGTAGCAATCAACGTGGATGATGCTCGTATCCCCGATAATGAAGGCAATCAGCCAATTGATGCAGCAATTCAAGAGCAAGGAGATGCAGCTTATTTTACTCAATTGCCTGTTAAAGCAATGGTAACAGCAATTAAATCAGCTGGGTTACCTGGAGCTGTTTCCAATACAGCTGGAACATTTGTCTGCAATCACATTATGTACCAAGTACAGTATTTAATTGCTACGAAATATCCGGAAATCAAAGGCGGATTTATTCATGTGCCGTTCATTCCTGAACAAGTAGTCGACAAAGCGGGTCAACCGTTTATGAATTTGTCTGATATGACAAAAGGATTAACCGCAGCGATAGAAGCAATCGTCGCTTTTGATGGCAAAGAAGATTTAAAAGAAGTAGGAGGAGCGATTCATTAA
- a CDS encoding gamma-glutamylcyclotransferase family protein, with protein sequence MQEEVFRPVFVYGSLKTGEFNYKRYLDGKVLTVEPKRARIKGKLYDMPYKGYPALQVEALSSDWVYGEVVELLDYETTLSQLDGLEGYYGADHPANEYERSIKTVEVWQERTQEFIAQKAFVYLYRVENDARFTEQAQAVKDGIWRPSVTSNTVE encoded by the coding sequence ATGCAAGAAGAAGTTTTCCGACCAGTTTTTGTTTATGGCAGTTTAAAAACTGGTGAATTCAATTATAAACGTTATCTAGATGGCAAAGTACTCACCGTTGAACCAAAGCGTGCCCGTATCAAAGGCAAACTGTATGATATGCCATATAAAGGATATCCTGCTCTTCAGGTTGAAGCTCTTAGTTCAGATTGGGTATATGGCGAAGTAGTTGAACTGCTGGATTACGAAACAACTTTATCTCAATTAGACGGATTAGAAGGTTATTATGGAGCAGATCATCCGGCTAATGAATATGAACGCAGTATTAAGACCGTCGAGGTATGGCAGGAGCGGACTCAAGAATTTATTGCTCAGAAAGCTTTTGTTTATCTTTATCGTGTAGAAAATGATGCCCGTTTCACCGAACAAGCTCAAGCAGTAAAAGATGGGATTTGGCGGCCAAGCGTAACGAGCAATACTGTTGAATAA
- a CDS encoding DUF2188 domain-containing protein, which produces MPWDMNDYPASLKNFDPLLRKKTIDIANALLANGYKDDRAIPIAISQAKEWMENASDKEKKELKKESNPKKNDSHDTSSANPKLLDKPVEVFYEDDHWVVKTKDAKRPSDTYDKKTEAVSRAKEIADNKGTKVIIYKKDGTKEK; this is translated from the coding sequence ATGCCATGGGATATGAATGATTATCCTGCTTCATTGAAAAATTTTGATCCTTTACTCCGTAAGAAAACCATCGATATTGCCAATGCCTTACTGGCAAATGGTTACAAAGATGATCGCGCCATCCCTATTGCCATCTCTCAAGCAAAAGAATGGATGGAAAATGCTAGCGATAAAGAAAAAAAGGAGTTAAAAAAAGAATCAAATCCTAAAAAGAACGATTCTCATGATACTTCTAGTGCCAATCCAAAGTTATTGGATAAGCCTGTGGAAGTCTTTTACGAAGACGATCATTGGGTAGTTAAAACCAAAGACGCTAAACGTCCCAGTGATACTTATGATAAAAAAACAGAAGCTGTTTCACGTGCCAAAGAAATTGCTGACAATAAAGGCACAAAAGTGATTATTTATAAAAAAGATGGAACTAAAGAGAAATAA